From Actinomyces sp. oral taxon 171 str. F0337, one genomic window encodes:
- a CDS encoding vWA domain-containing protein — protein sequence MVMLWLFIVLVVIAVAAIIAVLIIDRRSSASSSTRTPKRLRPPWGRRGKRGVELPRRLANSASLFQLPAVRKRIRAQRWLHALLAVMLVSSLLSAAAIAGRPVRVTERSDALANRDIVLCLDVSTSMVRIDSSVLTTFSEILEDFDGERVGLVAWNSAAQTIVPLTDDYDLLRDQLQELGDVLDIDPKNVTLKQQRDYEEAFGGTQTTGVNGSSLAGDGLASCAQAFDNQGLDRSRSIILATDNQVIDPDDEQIYPLPDAVNLLAERKIRLFSIYGADDDQDFQNLLDKSPEESREELKTVTEGPGKGRFYDVEDSGTGGQIVKELEKTEVSALGGRKQTRRTDVPQRLVITLSLVLLGYLGLTTWRRA from the coding sequence TCTTGTCGTCATCGCCGTGGCTGCGATCATCGCGGTCCTCATCATCGACCGCCGCTCCAGCGCGAGCTCCTCCACCAGGACGCCCAAGCGGCTGCGGCCGCCCTGGGGACGCCGCGGGAAACGGGGCGTCGAGCTGCCCCGTCGCCTGGCCAACTCGGCGAGCCTGTTCCAGCTGCCGGCGGTGCGCAAACGCATCCGGGCGCAGCGCTGGCTGCACGCGCTCCTGGCGGTGATGCTGGTCTCCTCCCTGCTGAGCGCCGCCGCCATCGCCGGTCGGCCCGTGCGGGTCACCGAGCGCTCCGACGCCCTGGCCAACCGTGACATCGTCCTGTGCCTGGACGTATCCACGTCGATGGTCAGGATCGACTCCTCGGTCCTGACGACCTTCTCCGAGATCCTGGAGGACTTCGACGGCGAGCGGGTGGGGCTCGTGGCCTGGAACTCGGCTGCGCAGACCATCGTCCCGCTGACGGACGACTACGACCTGCTGCGTGATCAGCTCCAGGAGCTGGGCGACGTCCTGGACATCGACCCGAAGAATGTCACCTTGAAGCAGCAGCGCGACTACGAGGAGGCCTTCGGCGGCACGCAGACCACCGGCGTCAACGGCTCCTCCCTGGCCGGTGACGGTCTCGCCTCCTGCGCCCAGGCCTTCGACAATCAGGGACTGGATCGCTCCCGATCCATCATCCTGGCCACCGACAACCAGGTCATCGACCCCGACGACGAGCAGATCTACCCCCTGCCCGACGCCGTCAACCTTCTGGCCGAGCGCAAGATCCGCCTCTTCTCCATCTACGGCGCCGACGACGATCAGGACTTCCAGAACCTGCTCGACAAGAGCCCCGAGGAGTCCCGTGAGGAGCTCAAGACCGTCACTGAGGGGCCGGGCAAGGGACGCTTCTACGACGTCGAGGACTCCGGCACCGGGGGGCAGATCGTCAAGGAGCTGGAGAAGACCGAGGTCTCCGCGCTCGGAGGCCGTAAGCAGACCCGTCGCACCGACGTCCCCCAGCGACTCGTCATCACGCTCTCGCTGGTGCTTCTGGGCTACCTGGGACTGACCACCTGGAGGCGAGCATGA
- a CDS encoding VWA domain-containing protein, with translation MKPVPIIGDFAFIPVTWWILVLLVAAALVTLLVVSRRRLVRDDAEPVARRAWWRRLAIVVVVVLALAGPAIRGSEAISVSNVEIYMVVDRTGSMAAEDYQGKGPEGVDQSASTRLDGVRSDMRAIRDAFPDSRFSIIALDNTAARELPLTHDTNAVDAWIGSFKQEVTGHATGSSLEVALPLLGQSLAQSRQSDPNNIRLVYIFSDGEATDEGRGALAAESAGVSWQSLADIVDGGAVLGYGSTEGGKMRSYDGSPATGEHTQSDYITDGQGGQPGVSKIDADELQKVAKDMGLPYFHRTGGSGDDPTSKFTNLDIEAVSSDGRAKTNGRVYLTWPLGLIAFGLLLWEIIDLMRADRRLRLLMGRGR, from the coding sequence ATGAAGCCGGTTCCGATCATCGGGGACTTCGCGTTCATCCCGGTCACCTGGTGGATCCTCGTCCTGCTCGTGGCGGCCGCCCTGGTGACCCTGCTCGTCGTCTCCCGACGACGGCTGGTCCGTGACGATGCCGAGCCGGTCGCCCGCCGGGCCTGGTGGAGGCGCCTGGCCATCGTGGTCGTCGTCGTGCTGGCGCTGGCGGGGCCGGCGATCCGCGGCAGCGAGGCCATCAGCGTCTCCAACGTGGAGATCTACATGGTGGTTGACCGCACCGGGTCCATGGCCGCGGAGGACTACCAGGGCAAGGGGCCCGAGGGCGTCGACCAGTCGGCCTCCACCAGGCTCGACGGCGTGCGCTCGGACATGCGCGCCATCCGCGATGCCTTCCCGGACTCCAGGTTCTCCATCATCGCCCTGGACAACACCGCGGCCAGGGAGCTGCCACTGACTCACGACACCAACGCCGTCGACGCCTGGATCGGCTCCTTCAAGCAGGAGGTCACGGGCCACGCCACCGGCTCCTCGCTGGAGGTGGCGCTTCCGCTGCTGGGTCAGTCGCTGGCGCAGTCCCGCCAGTCCGACCCCAACAACATCCGGCTCGTCTACATCTTCTCCGACGGCGAGGCCACCGATGAAGGTCGTGGCGCTCTGGCGGCCGAAAGCGCCGGCGTCTCCTGGCAGTCCCTGGCCGACATCGTCGACGGCGGTGCGGTGCTGGGCTACGGCTCCACCGAGGGCGGGAAGATGCGCAGCTACGACGGCTCGCCGGCCACCGGCGAGCACACGCAGTCCGACTACATCACCGACGGCCAGGGAGGGCAGCCCGGGGTGTCGAAGATCGACGCCGACGAGCTCCAGAAGGTGGCCAAGGACATGGGGCTGCCCTACTTCCACCGCACCGGCGGCTCGGGTGACGACCCGACGAGCAAGTTCACCAACCTCGACATCGAGGCCGTCTCCTCCGACGGGCGGGCCAAGACCAACGGCCGGGTGTACCTGACCTGGCCACTGGGACTCATCGCCTTCGGTCTGCTGCTGTGGGAGATCATCGATCTCATGCGAGCCGACCGTCGCCTGCGTCTTCTCATGGGAAGGGGAAGATGA
- a CDS encoding NUDIX domain-containing protein, producing the protein MSGSDSVKASRLVVAAAVLDDLGHPTTLLCAARSYPPEHAGQFELPGGKVEPAERPEQALARELDEEIGLSARLGPELIAPRHLAVPAPSDSGPGDDAPAWPAMHGFRMRVWLAEPARPGDRGRAGADHQRLEWVPLDPPDRLRRLPWLEADLPIIDALVTALAR; encoded by the coding sequence GTGAGCGGCTCCGATTCGGTGAAGGCCTCCCGCCTCGTCGTGGCGGCCGCGGTCCTGGATGACCTGGGGCACCCGACGACGCTGCTGTGCGCGGCCCGGTCCTACCCGCCCGAGCACGCCGGTCAGTTCGAGCTTCCCGGCGGCAAGGTCGAGCCCGCCGAGCGGCCCGAGCAGGCCCTGGCCCGCGAGCTTGACGAGGAGATCGGCCTGAGCGCCCGCCTGGGCCCCGAGCTCATCGCTCCTCGGCATCTGGCGGTTCCGGCGCCGTCGGACAGTGGTCCCGGTGACGACGCCCCGGCGTGGCCGGCCATGCACGGCTTCAGGATGCGGGTGTGGCTGGCTGAGCCCGCCCGCCCCGGAGACCGGGGCAGGGCCGGAGCCGACCACCAGCGGCTGGAGTGGGTGCCCCTGGACCCGCCGGATCGGCTGCGCCGGCTGCCGTGGCTCGAGGCGGACCTGCCGATCATCGACGCGCTCGTGACCGCCCTGGCGCGCTGA
- a CDS encoding TetR/AcrR family transcriptional regulator, giving the protein MPKILGSSLAEHRERTRTALFRALSELMSRRSFDKITLSDVANHAGVGRTAVYNHFADKEDLLLAFMEHEAGRYAEELSRALAGTQDPIDRLRIYVRQQALIARHFHFPTSGPLAGSVSRGTAGRLRAHGALLAQMLSSILTDAMDQGLIPSQDPEQVIPLIHATVMGGRPTPTDPEQRRAYLESLDAFVLRAVGARQPAHAVPAIPQPHATEPLEGAEAPGSLHHSAVG; this is encoded by the coding sequence ATGCCGAAGATCCTGGGTTCCTCACTGGCCGAGCATCGAGAGCGCACGCGCACCGCCCTGTTCCGCGCTCTCTCCGAGCTCATGAGCCGGCGCAGCTTCGACAAGATCACTCTGTCCGACGTCGCCAACCACGCGGGTGTGGGACGCACAGCCGTCTACAACCACTTCGCGGACAAGGAGGACCTCCTCCTGGCCTTCATGGAGCACGAGGCCGGCCGGTACGCCGAGGAGCTCTCCCGGGCGCTGGCCGGCACCCAGGACCCGATCGACCGTCTGCGCATCTACGTGCGCCAGCAGGCCCTCATCGCACGGCACTTCCACTTCCCGACGTCGGGGCCGCTGGCCGGCTCCGTCTCGCGCGGGACGGCCGGCCGCCTGCGGGCCCACGGGGCGCTGCTGGCTCAGATGCTCTCCTCGATCCTCACCGACGCCATGGATCAGGGGCTCATCCCCTCCCAGGATCCCGAGCAGGTCATCCCCCTCATCCACGCCACCGTCATGGGCGGGCGCCCGACCCCCACGGATCCGGAGCAGCGCCGGGCCTACCTGGAGAGCCTGGACGCCTTCGTGCTGCGGGCGGTGGGGGCGCGTCAGCCCGCCCACGCCGTCCCGGCCATTCCACAGCCCCACGCCACCGAGCCCCTGGAGGGCGCCGAGGCCCCCGGTTCGCTTCATCACAGCGCGGTTGGCTGA
- a CDS encoding M50 family metallopeptidase, translated as MNLSWTDTWNDLLARASSVVGLDPGVLWPALAILLIVLAWAPARRWGRTLVTIVHEAGHAAVGLMVGRRFLGFVVSRDLSGHAVTAGKPTGPGRVATSWAGYPAPAVLGAVVVLLALKGWASAVLLLGLVLLAVLLVMSRSVRTVLLVLLVAALTGALWWWGGQWRDGVVAGVGLALLVGAWDSLRDVAASRDPQQDHRTLAHLTRVPAGLWLASWFLVDALATGVVVLALRDLL; from the coding sequence GTGAACCTGAGTTGGACTGACACCTGGAACGACCTGCTGGCCCGCGCCTCGAGCGTCGTGGGCCTGGATCCCGGCGTGCTGTGGCCGGCGCTGGCGATCCTCCTCATCGTCCTGGCCTGGGCGCCTGCCCGCCGTTGGGGACGCACCCTGGTGACGATCGTCCATGAGGCCGGGCACGCCGCCGTCGGCCTCATGGTGGGGCGACGCTTCCTCGGATTCGTGGTGAGCCGTGACCTGTCCGGGCACGCCGTCACCGCCGGCAAACCCACCGGCCCCGGCCGGGTGGCCACCTCGTGGGCTGGCTATCCGGCCCCGGCCGTCCTGGGGGCCGTCGTCGTGCTCCTGGCCCTCAAGGGGTGGGCGAGTGCGGTCCTGCTGCTGGGACTGGTCCTCCTGGCGGTCCTGCTGGTCATGTCCCGTTCGGTGCGCACAGTCCTGCTCGTCCTCCTCGTGGCCGCCTTGACCGGGGCCCTGTGGTGGTGGGGCGGGCAGTGGCGTGACGGCGTCGTCGCCGGGGTCGGGCTGGCCCTCCTCGTCGGGGCCTGGGACTCCCTGCGCGACGTCGCCGCCTCACGTGACCCGCAGCAGGACCACCGCACCCTGGCCCACCTGACCCGGGTTCCCGCCGGACTGTGGCTGGCCAGCTGGTTCCTTGTGGACGCCCTGGCCACCGGCGTCGTCGTGCTGGCCCTGCGCGACCTCCTGTGA
- a CDS encoding extracellular solute-binding protein: MMLSRRTFGLTSLGLAVSATLAACSSKSKDEATEEGKMALIVSDAGEAAAEALSKAVEAFTKETKVEVDVKPVSDVSQELARGITAEPTIDVVVLNPAQLSSYAGSLHSWDKGSAAVKDAHPALLTSATRQERVSAAPRDVSTLALYINTSLWSAAGLSESDYPTTWEQLDQVAAKLTSGGVVGLTLDATYTRVGAFLVQGGGGLTSADGTKATASSEGSVAGLTQVKQLLSSGSAGWGADLSAGSAADAFGQGQAAMVIETDSLVKTLADAYSGVSYKVVELPAGSGGKGTLQFPTFYGVVEASKHKADAIKLVEYLTAAEQQVALASAAGTVPAGKAAGETWKGKHADQAAFQAGVEYSQPVPSASGTSDIIANFDNELPGLAGGDPAGILNSAQVNLQAVLS; the protein is encoded by the coding sequence ATGATGCTGTCCCGCAGGACGTTCGGCCTGACCTCTCTGGGACTGGCCGTCTCGGCCACCCTCGCCGCCTGCTCGTCGAAGTCGAAGGACGAGGCCACCGAGGAGGGCAAGATGGCGCTCATCGTCTCCGATGCGGGCGAGGCCGCCGCGGAGGCGCTGTCCAAGGCGGTGGAGGCATTCACCAAGGAGACCAAGGTGGAGGTGGACGTCAAGCCCGTCTCCGACGTCTCCCAGGAGCTGGCCCGCGGGATCACGGCCGAGCCGACCATCGACGTCGTCGTCCTCAACCCGGCCCAGCTGTCCAGCTACGCCGGTTCCCTGCACTCCTGGGACAAGGGCTCGGCCGCCGTCAAGGATGCTCACCCCGCGCTGCTGACCAGCGCCACCCGGCAGGAGAGGGTCAGTGCCGCGCCCAGGGACGTCTCCACGCTCGCCCTCTACATCAACACCTCCCTGTGGTCGGCCGCGGGGCTGAGCGAGTCGGACTACCCGACCACCTGGGAACAGCTCGACCAGGTGGCCGCCAAGCTCACCTCCGGTGGCGTCGTCGGCCTGACCCTCGACGCCACCTACACGCGTGTGGGCGCCTTCCTCGTCCAGGGCGGTGGGGGACTGACCAGCGCCGACGGCACGAAGGCCACGGCCTCCTCCGAGGGCTCGGTGGCGGGACTGACCCAGGTCAAGCAGCTCCTGTCCTCCGGCTCGGCCGGCTGGGGCGCCGACCTGTCCGCCGGGTCCGCCGCCGACGCCTTCGGTCAGGGGCAGGCCGCCATGGTGATCGAGACGGACTCCCTGGTGAAGACCCTGGCGGACGCCTACTCGGGCGTCTCCTACAAGGTGGTCGAGCTGCCGGCCGGCAGCGGTGGCAAGGGGACCCTGCAGTTCCCCACCTTCTACGGCGTCGTCGAGGCCTCCAAGCACAAGGCCGACGCCATCAAGCTCGTGGAGTACCTCACCGCCGCCGAGCAGCAGGTGGCCCTGGCCAGTGCGGCGGGCACGGTCCCCGCGGGCAAGGCCGCCGGCGAGACCTGGAAGGGCAAGCACGCCGACCAGGCGGCATTCCAGGCCGGCGTCGAGTACTCCCAGCCCGTGCCCTCCGCCTCCGGCACCTCGGACATCATCGCCAACTTCGACAACGAGCTGCCCGGGCTGGCCGGGGGCGACCCGGCCGGCATCCTGAACAGCGCCCAGGTGAACCTGCAGGCCGTCCTGTCCTGA
- a CDS encoding TM2 domain-containing protein: protein MTDPINPDEPTVPAEPAEPAMGPRPDVPALPGGSASTQYPSGGYPPNGGDLPGSGAQPGYDPQGAYGPQPGYSTPPGYGVPPGYGTPPGYGPVPGYGPPAYSGKSKVAAGVLALLIGTLGIHNFYLGYTGKGLIQLLGSLLSCGFLALPIAIWAFVEGILILTARPGEPPWGVDAEGVPLSS, encoded by the coding sequence ATGACTGATCCCATCAACCCTGACGAGCCCACTGTGCCCGCTGAGCCCGCTGAGCCCGCTATGGGCCCTCGCCCGGACGTTCCGGCGCTGCCCGGTGGGTCCGCCTCCACGCAGTACCCGTCAGGCGGGTACCCGCCCAACGGCGGCGACCTGCCCGGTTCCGGCGCCCAGCCGGGGTACGACCCTCAGGGGGCCTACGGGCCCCAGCCCGGCTACAGCACACCTCCCGGCTACGGGGTGCCTCCCGGTTACGGCACACCTCCCGGCTATGGTCCCGTCCCCGGTTACGGTCCCCCCGCCTATTCGGGCAAGTCCAAGGTGGCCGCCGGTGTCCTGGCGTTGCTCATCGGCACCCTCGGGATCCACAACTTCTACCTCGGTTACACGGGCAAGGGCCTCATCCAGCTCCTGGGCTCGCTCCTCAGCTGCGGATTCCTGGCCCTCCCGATCGCCATCTGGGCCTTCGTCGAGGGGATCCTCATCCTGACGGCCCGGCCGGGCGAGCCGCCGTGGGGCGTCGACGCCGAAGGCGTGCCGCTGAGCAGCTGA
- the dcd gene encoding dCTP deaminase — MLLSDRDIRTELDAGRVVLDPYDPEMIQPASIDVRLDRWFRLFDNHRYPVIDPAADQEGLTHLVDVGADEPFVLHPGEFVLGATYERITLPDDVAARLEGKSSLGRLGLLTHSTAGFIDPGFTGHVTLELSNTATMPIKLWPGMKVGQLCFFRLSSPAQAPYGSGATGSRYQDQRGPTASRSHHSFHRTRIPDIPAAPADDSAPMSQEKHL; from the coding sequence GTGCTGCTCTCAGACCGCGATATCCGCACCGAGCTCGACGCCGGGCGGGTCGTCCTCGACCCCTACGATCCCGAGATGATTCAGCCCGCCTCCATCGATGTGCGCCTGGACCGCTGGTTCCGTCTCTTCGACAACCACCGCTACCCGGTCATCGACCCGGCCGCCGACCAGGAGGGGCTGACCCATCTGGTCGACGTCGGGGCCGACGAGCCCTTCGTCCTGCACCCCGGGGAGTTCGTCCTGGGGGCCACCTACGAGCGCATCACCCTGCCCGACGACGTCGCCGCCCGTCTGGAGGGCAAGTCGAGCCTGGGGCGCCTGGGGCTGCTGACCCACTCCACCGCCGGATTCATCGACCCGGGATTCACCGGGCACGTCACCCTGGAGCTGTCCAACACGGCTACCATGCCCATCAAGCTCTGGCCGGGAATGAAGGTGGGGCAGCTGTGCTTCTTCCGCCTGTCCAGCCCCGCCCAGGCCCCCTACGGCTCGGGCGCCACCGGCTCGCGCTATCAGGACCAGCGCGGACCGACGGCCTCCCGCTCCCACCATTCCTTCCATCGCACCCGTATCCCCGACATCCCGGCGGCCCCCGCCGACGACTCCGCTCCCATGTCCCAGGAGAAGCACCTATGA
- a CDS encoding 3'-5' exonuclease, whose amino-acid sequence MPFYHRPPADRGPLRPRSPMAPSQAAPAPTAAELSEAAGVGYAVVDLETTGLSPATDSILEVALVVTDAAGRVERSWSTLVDPGAGVDVGPTHIHGLVAEELIGAPGLDDVADLLVADLAGRAVVAHNARFDVGFLTQALGTRGLLDRGARVPRVCTMEWARHFMTTPSRRLTTCCEVAGVEIGRHHNALDDALAAAGLLRHYLAVGAERGEEPVAWARTLVEARRFAGWHWDAQRARAGSERLTARTTPGAERPRPGS is encoded by the coding sequence ATGCCCTTCTACCACCGCCCGCCCGCCGACCGCGGCCCGTTGCGCCCCCGCTCCCCCATGGCTCCCAGTCAGGCGGCCCCCGCCCCCACGGCCGCTGAGCTGTCCGAGGCCGCCGGTGTCGGCTACGCCGTCGTCGACCTGGAGACCACCGGCCTGTCGCCCGCGACGGACTCGATCCTGGAGGTCGCGCTCGTTGTCACCGACGCCGCCGGTCGCGTCGAGCGCAGCTGGTCCACGCTCGTCGATCCCGGCGCCGGCGTGGACGTGGGCCCCACCCATATCCACGGTCTCGTCGCCGAGGAGCTCATCGGGGCACCCGGCCTCGACGACGTCGCCGACCTGCTCGTGGCCGACCTGGCCGGAAGGGCTGTGGTGGCCCACAATGCGCGCTTCGACGTCGGCTTCCTCACCCAGGCGCTGGGGACGCGGGGGCTGCTCGACCGCGGCGCACGAGTGCCGCGGGTGTGCACGATGGAGTGGGCGCGCCATTTCATGACGACGCCGTCGCGCCGGCTGACCACCTGCTGCGAGGTGGCCGGGGTGGAGATCGGCCGCCACCACAACGCGCTCGACGACGCCCTGGCCGCTGCCGGCCTGCTGCGACACTATCTGGCGGTGGGGGCCGAGCGCGGCGAGGAGCCGGTGGCCTGGGCCCGGACGCTCGTTGAGGCTCGCCGCTTCGCAGGCTGGCACTGGGACGCCCAGCGGGCGCGGGCCGGCTCAGAGCGTCTCACGGCGCGCACCACGCCCGGTGCCGAGCGACCCCGGCCCGGGTCTTAG
- a CDS encoding serine hydrolase domain-containing protein has translation MTTPDTPQAPASALPALAAFPFPTALVVTGEPAAGDGVLLEAGDVDEIFPFASVTKPLVAWAALVAVDRGLLDLETPAGAPAPEGATIENLLSHSSGIAADSDERLAAPGTRRIYSNRGIEILGERLEEATGTPLETWVETTVLEPLGMASVLIPGSPAHSGEGSARDLSLFARELAAPRLVSPALAQRARTPVLPGLDGVLPGYGRQTPNPFGLGVEVRGAKSPHWTGAGNSEQTFGHFGQSGSFIWVDPVAERQAVFLGARPFGAVHRRTWSELGDQILAL, from the coding sequence ATGACCACCCCGGACACCCCTCAGGCGCCGGCCTCTGCCCTGCCGGCGCTGGCCGCCTTCCCCTTCCCGACCGCCCTCGTCGTGACCGGTGAGCCGGCCGCGGGTGACGGCGTGCTCCTCGAGGCCGGGGACGTCGACGAGATCTTCCCCTTCGCCTCGGTCACCAAGCCGCTCGTCGCCTGGGCGGCCCTGGTCGCCGTCGACCGGGGACTGCTGGACCTGGAGACCCCCGCCGGCGCGCCCGCGCCTGAGGGTGCGACCATCGAGAACCTGCTGTCCCACTCCTCGGGGATCGCGGCCGACTCCGATGAGCGCCTGGCAGCCCCGGGGACGCGCCGCATCTACTCCAACCGCGGTATCGAGATCCTGGGGGAGCGCCTCGAGGAGGCCACCGGCACGCCCCTGGAGACCTGGGTGGAGACCACCGTGCTCGAGCCTCTGGGGATGGCCAGCGTTCTCATCCCCGGCTCGCCCGCCCACTCCGGGGAGGGCAGCGCCCGCGACCTGTCCCTGTTCGCCCGGGAGCTGGCCGCACCGAGACTCGTCTCGCCCGCGCTCGCGCAGCGCGCCCGCACACCGGTCCTGCCCGGTCTCGACGGCGTTCTACCCGGCTACGGGCGTCAGACCCCCAACCCCTTCGGCCTGGGGGTGGAGGTGCGTGGAGCCAAGTCCCCGCACTGGACCGGGGCCGGCAACAGCGAGCAGACCTTCGGGCACTTCGGCCAGTCGGGATCCTTCATCTGGGTGGATCCGGTCGCCGAGCGCCAGGCCGTCTTCCTGGGGGCCCGGCCCTTCGGGGCGGTTCACCGGCGGACGTGGTCCGAGCTCGGCGACCAGATCCTGGCTCTGTAG
- a CDS encoding MFS transporter: MDTQAHSPAASRSFDDVEHVPRRAWLGLLVVLGPVLLVSMDGSVLFLAMPTITRSLGPSADQALWILDIYGFAVSSLLITFGNLGDRYGRLRFLIGGVLVFGAGSALAALSESPGWLIASRALMGLGGSTLLPSGLAVLSELFENPRLRSLAIGIFAATFAAGFAIGPVVGGLLLSRFFWGSVFLINLPVVAAFLLAAPFVLREVRATRPGEVDIPSIALSASGMFLTVYAVKRAAAYGPSPLVVVSAAAGAGFLTWFLMRQRRLEHPLVDVGLFRSKIFTIAILTGVISLVVWSAAAYLSGVYLQSVLGLSVLTAALLALPGAVMLTTTCILTPALADRIGQRRALLTCHLAMACGLALLLLTGATGGVGWFIASTVVAGLGYGISFSLVADTAVGAVPVERAGAAGAIAETSNEVGNALGIALLGSTATLVFRLRGPDVAPTLGETLVAGAAGPVIDQARAAFVDGFHLAMALAALLCAGLGTLALRWLSRSGQ, encoded by the coding sequence ATGGATACACAGGCTCACTCTCCCGCAGCATCCAGATCCTTCGACGATGTTGAGCATGTCCCACGACGCGCCTGGCTCGGTCTTCTCGTGGTGCTCGGCCCGGTGCTGCTGGTCTCCATGGACGGCTCGGTGCTGTTCCTGGCGATGCCCACCATCACCCGGTCCCTGGGGCCCAGCGCCGATCAGGCGCTGTGGATCCTCGACATCTACGGTTTCGCCGTCAGCTCGCTGCTCATCACCTTCGGCAACCTCGGTGACCGCTATGGGCGCCTGAGGTTCCTGATCGGCGGGGTCCTCGTGTTCGGTGCCGGCTCTGCTCTGGCCGCCCTGTCCGAGTCCCCTGGCTGGCTGATCGCCTCGCGCGCGCTCATGGGATTGGGCGGGTCGACTCTTCTGCCGTCCGGGCTCGCCGTCCTCAGCGAGCTGTTCGAGAACCCTCGCCTACGTTCCCTGGCGATCGGGATCTTCGCGGCCACCTTCGCCGCAGGCTTCGCCATCGGTCCCGTCGTCGGAGGCCTCCTGCTGAGCCGCTTCTTCTGGGGCTCGGTGTTTCTCATCAATCTGCCGGTCGTTGCGGCCTTCCTGCTCGCCGCCCCCTTCGTGCTGCGCGAGGTGAGGGCCACCCGTCCCGGCGAGGTGGACATCCCCAGCATCGCCCTGTCGGCCTCTGGCATGTTCCTGACCGTCTACGCCGTCAAGCGGGCGGCGGCCTACGGCCCGTCTCCTCTCGTCGTTGTATCAGCAGCTGCGGGTGCCGGCTTTCTGACCTGGTTCCTCATGAGACAGCGCCGGCTGGAGCATCCTCTGGTCGACGTCGGGCTGTTCAGGAGCAAGATCTTCACCATCGCGATTCTGACCGGTGTGATCTCCCTGGTCGTGTGGTCCGCGGCGGCCTACCTCAGCGGCGTCTACCTGCAGTCCGTCCTGGGGCTGTCGGTCCTCACCGCGGCGCTGCTCGCCCTTCCTGGTGCGGTCATGCTGACGACCACCTGCATCCTGACTCCCGCACTGGCGGACCGGATCGGGCAGCGCCGGGCGCTGCTCACATGCCACCTCGCCATGGCCTGCGGACTGGCCCTGCTCCTGCTCACCGGCGCCACCGGAGGTGTCGGCTGGTTCATCGCCTCCACCGTCGTCGCCGGGCTCGGCTACGGGATCTCCTTCTCCTTGGTGGCCGACACCGCCGTCGGGGCTGTTCCCGTAGAGCGGGCCGGGGCCGCCGGCGCGATCGCCGAGACCTCCAACGAGGTCGGGAACGCCTTGGGTATCGCTCTTCTCGGTTCGACGGCGACTCTCGTGTTCCGTCTTCGCGGTCCCGATGTGGCCCCCACGCTCGGGGAGACGCTCGTCGCCGGAGCAGCCGGCCCCGTCATCGATCAGGCGAGGGCGGCCTTCGTTGACGGTTTCCACCTGGCCATGGCCCTGGCCGCGCTCCTGTGCGCCGGCCTGGGTACGCTCGCCCTCAGATGGCTGTCCCGATCCGGACAGTAG
- a CDS encoding helix-turn-helix transcriptional regulator, with translation METVVAAAAVSGETLGAFLRTRRDRVTPQALGLSSYGTPRRVPGLRREELAQLAGLSAGYYTRLEQGQAGRVSAQVLDALARVLHLDDTETAHLHNLARGPALSRLEMPDEEEPGSHVLALLHALGESVPAILLGRRGDVLAWNRTGRALLAPHLDEDSPRDPDTRPSIPRMFFLDPVHRSLYRNWDYLARIHVGYLRLTAGAHPMDAQLAGLIRELVMHSQVFAGLWSTGGVADCTTGPMDLSHPDVGRVNVDYQIWLQPDSPDHRLEVYTPRDDSSRKALSLLSAQVCC, from the coding sequence GTGGAGACAGTGGTGGCCGCGGCGGCGGTCTCCGGCGAGACGCTGGGAGCGTTCCTGAGGACTCGCCGAGACAGGGTGACCCCTCAGGCCCTCGGTCTGAGCTCGTACGGAACTCCTCGACGCGTCCCGGGGCTGCGGCGTGAGGAGCTGGCCCAGCTGGCCGGGCTGAGTGCGGGCTACTACACCCGGCTCGAGCAAGGGCAGGCGGGTCGCGTCTCCGCCCAGGTACTTGATGCCCTGGCTCGGGTCCTTCATCTCGACGATACCGAGACGGCGCACCTGCACAACCTCGCCCGCGGTCCCGCCCTGTCTCGGCTGGAGATGCCGGATGAGGAGGAGCCCGGCTCCCATGTGCTCGCGTTGCTGCATGCGTTGGGTGAGAGTGTCCCGGCGATCCTGCTGGGGCGGCGAGGAGATGTGCTGGCCTGGAATCGGACCGGACGTGCTCTGCTGGCTCCGCACCTGGATGAGGACTCGCCGCGCGATCCTGACACCAGGCCATCCATTCCGCGGATGTTCTTCCTGGACCCCGTACACCGCAGCCTGTACCGCAACTGGGACTACCTGGCGCGTATCCACGTGGGCTACCTGCGTCTGACCGCCGGCGCGCATCCTATGGACGCGCAGTTGGCCGGGCTCATCAGAGAGCTCGTCATGCACAGCCAGGTCTTCGCCGGGCTGTGGTCCACCGGCGGAGTCGCCGACTGCACCACCGGCCCGATGGATCTGAGCCACCCGGATGTCGGCCGCGTGAATGTTGATTACCAGATCTGGCTTCAACCGGACAGCCCTGATCACCGTCTCGAGGTGTACACGCCTCGAGACGACTCCTCGCGCAAGGCGCTCAGTCTCCTTTCCGCTCAGGTCTGCTGCTAG